The Rhinolophus ferrumequinum isolate MPI-CBG mRhiFer1 chromosome 6, mRhiFer1_v1.p, whole genome shotgun sequence genome has a window encoding:
- the MED6 gene encoding mediator of RNA polymerase II transcription subunit 6 isoform X2: protein MAAVDIRDNLLGISWVDSSWIPILNSGSVLDYFSERSNPFYDRTCNNEVVKMQRLTLEHLNQMVGVEYILLHAQEPILFIIRKQQRQSPTQVIPLADYYIIAGVIYQAPDLGSVINSRVLTAVHGIQSAFDEAMSYCRYHPSKGYWWHFKDHEEQAKIWRKACPSGSDKERGRTYTRNCKI, encoded by the exons ATGGCGGCGGTAGACATCCGAG ATAATCTGCTGGGAATCTCTTGGGTTGACAGTTCCTGGATCCCCATTTTGAACAGTGGCAGTGTCCTGGATTACTTTTCAGAAAGAAGTAATCCTTTTTATGACAGGACATGTAATAATGAAGTGGTCAAAATGCAAAGGCTAACATTAGAACACTTAAA TCAAATGGTTGGAGTGGAATACATCCTTTTACATGCTCAAGAGCCCATTCTTTTTATCATTCGGAAGCAACAGCGGCAGTCCCCTACCCAAG TTATCCCACTGGCTGATTACTATATCATTGCTGGAGTGATCTATCAGGCACCAGACTTGGGATCAGTTATAAACTCTAGAGTG cTTACTGCAGTACATGGCATTCAGTCAGCTTTTGATGAAGCTATGTCATACTGTCGATATCATCCTTCCAAAGGGTATTGGTGGCACTTCAAAGATCATGAAGAGCAAG caaAAATCTGGAGAAAAGCCTGTCCCAG TGGATCAgacaaagaaagaggcagaaccTATACCAGAAACTGTAAAATCTGA
- the MED6 gene encoding mediator of RNA polymerase II transcription subunit 6 isoform X1, producing the protein MAAVDIRDNLLGISWVDSSWIPILNSGSVLDYFSERSNPFYDRTCNNEVVKMQRLTLEHLNQMVGVEYILLHAQEPILFIIRKQQRQSPTQVIPLADYYIIAGVIYQAPDLGSVINSRVLTAVHGIQSAFDEAMSYCRYHPSKGYWWHFKDHEEQDKVKPKTKRKEEPSSIFQRQRVDALLLDLRQKFPPRFVQQKSGEKPVPVDQTKKEAEPIPETVKSEEKETTKNIQQTVSTKGPPEKRMRLQ; encoded by the exons ATGGCGGCGGTAGACATCCGAG ATAATCTGCTGGGAATCTCTTGGGTTGACAGTTCCTGGATCCCCATTTTGAACAGTGGCAGTGTCCTGGATTACTTTTCAGAAAGAAGTAATCCTTTTTATGACAGGACATGTAATAATGAAGTGGTCAAAATGCAAAGGCTAACATTAGAACACTTAAA TCAAATGGTTGGAGTGGAATACATCCTTTTACATGCTCAAGAGCCCATTCTTTTTATCATTCGGAAGCAACAGCGGCAGTCCCCTACCCAAG TTATCCCACTGGCTGATTACTATATCATTGCTGGAGTGATCTATCAGGCACCAGACTTGGGATCAGTTATAAACTCTAGAGTG cTTACTGCAGTACATGGCATTCAGTCAGCTTTTGATGAAGCTATGTCATACTGTCGATATCATCCTTCCAAAGGGTATTGGTGGCACTTCAAAGATCATGAAGAGCAAG ATAAAGTCAAACCTAAaaccaaaaggaaagaagaaccaAGCTCTATTTTCCAGAGGCAGCGTGTGGATGCTTTACTCCTAGACCTCAGACAAAAATTTCCACCCAGATTTGTGCAG caaAAATCTGGAGAAAAGCCTGTCCCAG TGGATCAgacaaagaaagaggcagaaccTATACCAGAAACTGTAAAATCTGAGGAGAAGGAGACTACAAAGAACATCCAACAGACAGTGAGCACTAAAGGCCCACCTGAAAAACGGATGAGACTTCAGTGA